One window of Macrococcus sp. 19Msa1099 genomic DNA carries:
- a CDS encoding nucleotide sugar dehydrogenase, which translates to MNNIKIGVIGLGYVGMPLAVAFAEKYEVIGFDIDENKINQYNNNIDPTGEIGSEGLENTSMKFTSDEDDLKSVNFFIVTVPTPIKQDNTPNLNPIEGATKLVGKYLKKGDIVVYESTVYPGVTEDICAPLLSKISGLESIKDFKVGYSPERINPGDKVNTVKNIIKIVSGIDEESLELIANVYDSIIEAGIHKAPNIKVAESAKVVENSQRDINIAFMNELSQVFNLMDINTNDVIEAMNTKWNALGFYPGLVGGHCIGVDPYYFIYKAENLGYHSQIISSGRKINNYMSKFIATNLIKYLVKINKVRNPRILIAGLTFKENTPDFRNSKVLDVIKELNDYNITPYVIDPFIENFDQKGIQANFIKDFDEIENTFDGLIYAIDHKQFHENDDKIFIELLNKESIIIDLKNRFKNYESENINYWAL; encoded by the coding sequence ATGAATAATATTAAAATAGGTGTTATAGGTTTAGGATACGTTGGTATGCCATTAGCAGTAGCATTTGCAGAGAAGTACGAAGTAATAGGTTTTGATATAGATGAAAATAAAATTAATCAATATAATAACAATATCGATCCTACTGGAGAAATAGGTTCTGAAGGCTTAGAAAATACCAGTATGAAATTTACTTCAGATGAAGACGATTTAAAGTCAGTAAATTTTTTCATTGTAACTGTTCCTACACCGATTAAACAAGATAATACCCCGAATTTAAATCCAATTGAAGGTGCTACTAAATTAGTAGGAAAGTATTTGAAAAAGGGGGATATCGTTGTCTATGAATCAACAGTATATCCAGGAGTTACGGAAGATATCTGTGCTCCATTATTAAGTAAAATTTCAGGACTAGAGTCAATCAAAGATTTTAAAGTCGGATATTCACCTGAAAGAATAAATCCGGGAGATAAGGTAAATACTGTTAAAAATATTATCAAAATTGTATCCGGAATAGATGAAGAATCATTAGAATTGATTGCTAATGTATATGATTCTATTATTGAAGCGGGTATTCATAAGGCTCCAAACATTAAAGTGGCTGAGAGTGCAAAAGTAGTAGAAAACAGTCAGAGAGATATTAATATCGCTTTTATGAATGAACTATCGCAAGTGTTTAATTTGATGGATATTAATACTAATGATGTTATCGAAGCTATGAACACTAAATGGAATGCATTAGGTTTTTATCCTGGATTAGTAGGCGGGCATTGTATTGGAGTAGATCCATATTATTTTATATATAAAGCTGAAAATTTAGGATATCATTCACAAATAATTTCATCAGGTAGGAAAATTAATAACTATATGTCGAAATTCATAGCTACCAATTTAATTAAATACTTAGTTAAAATAAATAAAGTACGAAACCCTAGAATCTTAATTGCGGGGTTAACATTTAAAGAAAATACACCTGATTTTAGAAATTCTAAAGTTTTAGATGTAATTAAGGAATTAAATGACTATAATATTACTCCATATGTGATTGATCCTTTTATAGAGAACTTTGATCAAAAAGGAATACAAGCAAATTTTATTAAAGATTTTGATGAAATAGAAAATACATTTGATGGTTTAATATATGCGATTGATCATAAACAATTTCATGAAAACGATGATAAAATTTTTATAGAATTATTAAACAAAGAAAGTATAATCATTGACTTAAAAAATAGATTTAAAAATTACGAGAGTGAAAACATTAATTATTGGGCGCTTTAG
- a CDS encoding DegT/DnrJ/EryC1/StrS family aminotransferase — protein MENRVINFSPVYIGDDEINNVIDVLKSGWITTGPKTKEFERKVSSYLGTSKTAALNSCTAALEMTLRLLNIKEGDEVIIPAYTYSATAAAVAHTGAKIVMVDSNQNNFQMDYSKLEGYINSKTKAIIPVDIAGIPCNYSKIFKIVEKNKEKFNANGKMQEAIGRIAVITDAAHSFGASYDGKLIGSISDFTCFSFHAVKNLTTGEGGAVTWKSISGISDDYIYSKYMHLSLHGQTKDAFSKNKSGQWEYDIIAPLYKCNMTDISAAIGLGQLDKYQRFLNKREDLINKYDELLNDDIFIKPQHFTNEYKSSGHLYLLRIGGIKSEQRDQIINEMAKVNIACNVHYKPLPLLTAYKNLGFDIKDYQNAYELFKNEISLPLHYQLTEDDIEYICFNLKKILKKVCNYV, from the coding sequence ATGGAAAATAGAGTAATAAATTTTTCTCCAGTCTATATTGGGGATGATGAAATTAATAATGTTATTGATGTTCTGAAGTCAGGTTGGATAACTACTGGTCCAAAGACCAAAGAATTTGAGCGAAAAGTTTCATCATATTTAGGAACTTCAAAAACAGCTGCCCTCAATTCTTGCACTGCAGCTTTAGAGATGACATTAAGATTATTAAATATAAAAGAAGGGGATGAAGTTATTATCCCTGCTTATACATATAGTGCAACTGCTGCAGCAGTTGCACATACTGGAGCAAAAATTGTAATGGTTGATAGTAATCAGAATAATTTTCAAATGGATTATTCAAAATTGGAAGGTTACATAAATTCAAAGACCAAGGCAATTATTCCTGTAGATATAGCAGGTATACCATGTAATTATTCAAAGATTTTTAAAATCGTTGAGAAAAACAAGGAGAAATTTAATGCAAATGGAAAGATGCAAGAGGCAATTGGCAGAATAGCAGTTATTACTGATGCTGCACATTCATTTGGAGCTTCCTATGATGGCAAGTTAATAGGTAGCATTTCAGACTTTACTTGTTTCTCATTTCATGCTGTCAAAAATTTAACAACAGGTGAAGGTGGAGCAGTTACATGGAAGAGTATAAGTGGAATAAGTGATGATTATATCTATTCTAAATATATGCACCTAAGTTTACATGGGCAAACCAAAGATGCATTTTCAAAAAATAAAAGTGGACAATGGGAATACGATATTATCGCTCCTTTGTATAAATGCAACATGACAGATATCTCTGCTGCTATAGGATTAGGACAGTTAGATAAATATCAAAGATTTTTAAATAAAAGAGAAGACCTTATTAACAAATATGATGAATTATTAAACGATGATATATTTATTAAACCACAACATTTTACAAATGAATATAAATCATCCGGACATCTATATTTATTAAGGATAGGTGGTATCAAATCAGAACAGAGAGACCAAATAATAAATGAAATGGCAAAAGTTAATATAGCATGTAATGTTCATTACAAGCCATTACCTTTATTAACAGCGTACAAAAATTTAGGATTTGATATTAAAGATTATCAAAATGCATATGAATTATTTAAAAACGAAATTTCTCTACCTTTACATTATCAGTTAACAGAGGATGATATTGAATATATCTGTTTTAATTTGAAAAAAATTTTAAAAAAGGTATGTAATTATGTATAA
- a CDS encoding sugar transferase encodes MYKKYFKRLIDLYICYIIFPPFLIISIVISILIKLEDGGDIFYKSNRLGINKNQFKIYKFRSMKENAPDYRNTDGSTFNSDDDPRITNIGRLLRKSSLDELPQIFNVIKGDMSFIGPRPDTVEALDIYSKEEERKLTVKPGITGYNQAFYRNSISQQEKFKNDVYYVENQSVFLDIKIIIRTLYSVLFSKNINNK; translated from the coding sequence ATGTATAAAAAGTATTTTAAAAGATTAATAGATTTGTACATATGCTATATAATTTTTCCGCCATTTTTAATCATTTCAATAGTGATAAGCATATTAATAAAATTGGAAGATGGAGGAGATATTTTTTATAAAAGTAACAGATTAGGGATTAATAAAAATCAGTTTAAAATTTATAAGTTTAGGTCTATGAAAGAAAATGCACCAGATTATAGAAATACTGATGGATCAACTTTTAATTCTGACGATGATCCAAGAATCACAAATATAGGTCGATTATTAAGAAAGTCTAGTCTAGATGAATTACCTCAAATATTTAATGTAATCAAAGGAGATATGAGTTTTATAGGCCCAAGACCGGATACAGTTGAAGCATTAGATATTTATTCAAAAGAAGAAGAAAGAAAATTAACTGTTAAACCAGGAATTACTGGATATAATCAAGCATTTTATAGAAACAGTATTAGTCAACAAGAAAAATTTAAAAATGACGTATACTATGTAGAAAATCAAAGTGTATTTCTTGATATTAAGATCATAATTAGAACTTTATATTCAGTATTATTTAGTAAAAATATTAATAACAAGTAG
- a CDS encoding GNAT family protein, which yields MIEDNISIRGLRISDEKIILHWKENKFLRDQIGTLFPISELEHKKWFENKMFDSNTKSFMIDFNDKPIGMIGFNRLDLINSNAEIFMFIGNQENRGKGLGKTSLSLFTNFCKKTLNLKIIYLFVFEYNNHAINLYKRLNFNVTGKIPCSKYHDGEYFDTIIMTKFLDKEE from the coding sequence GTGATAGAAGATAATATTTCAATTAGAGGATTAAGAATTTCTGATGAAAAAATAATTTTACATTGGAAAGAAAATAAGTTCTTAAGAGATCAGATTGGCACCTTATTTCCAATAAGCGAATTAGAACACAAAAAGTGGTTTGAAAATAAAATGTTTGATAGCAATACAAAGTCATTTATGATTGATTTTAATGATAAGCCTATAGGAATGATCGGATTTAATAGGTTAGACTTAATAAATAGTAATGCAGAAATATTTATGTTTATCGGAAATCAAGAAAATCGAGGAAAAGGATTAGGGAAAACAAGCTTATCGCTATTCACAAATTTCTGTAAAAAAACTTTAAATTTAAAAATTATTTATTTATTTGTATTTGAGTATAACAATCATGCAATTAATCTGTATAAAAGATTAAACTTTAATGTAACTGGTAAGATACCTTGCTCAAAGTATCATGATGGAGAATATTTTGACACTATTATTATGACAAAATTTTTAGATAAAGAGGAATAG